A region of Pleionea litopenaei DNA encodes the following proteins:
- a CDS encoding methyl-accepting chemotaxis protein — MRHRSLVLTIIAAVIFASALLQWPWLTYACCLALILVVIWDSRTQPVEPANTAPVISSSELKDHETLIDQILSLGEAEFILLNNELTQAAGILEDASSELTGSFTGMQSASSSQREILMELIQSLMALAEPTKDANSEIEERTVALHEIFKSLIQECSAFHLSRSRVKKKFAEMSDRVAHVDSLLSDINSITDQTNLLALNAAIEAARAGDAGRGFAVVADEVRALSQRTHQFSSDIASDIQTISSTLLEITDNSSGLFTDQMTTLEQHEDEIADMFNDIHRVVGDAEKKTESVRELAERISSHINSGVQSLQFEDMIQQILAHLRSRLEILESFTQQMKHLPESVNPEARVTALSNVVQEKREQLQSLRSAVSQKSMSTGDVDLF, encoded by the coding sequence ATGCGTCATCGCTCGCTAGTACTTACCATCATCGCTGCCGTCATTTTCGCTTCGGCCTTATTGCAATGGCCGTGGCTGACCTACGCGTGCTGCCTCGCCCTGATACTGGTGGTTATTTGGGACTCGAGAACTCAACCAGTTGAACCTGCAAACACTGCTCCCGTCATCTCGTCTAGTGAACTCAAGGATCACGAAACCTTGATTGATCAAATTCTCAGTTTAGGCGAGGCTGAATTTATTTTATTGAACAATGAATTGACGCAAGCGGCGGGTATTTTAGAAGATGCCAGCTCAGAATTGACTGGATCATTTACAGGTATGCAATCTGCGTCGAGTTCACAGCGTGAAATCTTAATGGAGTTGATTCAGAGCTTAATGGCTTTGGCTGAGCCGACCAAAGACGCGAATTCAGAAATCGAAGAGCGTACGGTGGCGCTTCATGAAATATTCAAATCTTTAATTCAAGAGTGTTCGGCGTTTCACCTTTCTCGTTCTCGAGTGAAAAAGAAATTTGCCGAGATGTCTGATCGCGTGGCTCACGTCGACAGCCTTTTGAGCGATATTAACAGCATAACTGACCAAACGAATTTATTAGCTTTAAATGCTGCCATTGAAGCGGCCAGAGCCGGAGACGCGGGGCGTGGATTTGCAGTGGTGGCCGATGAAGTTCGCGCGTTATCTCAACGTACGCACCAATTTAGCAGTGACATTGCCAGTGACATTCAAACCATTTCATCAACCTTGTTAGAAATTACGGACAATAGCAGTGGGCTATTCACCGACCAAATGACAACACTCGAGCAGCATGAAGATGAAATTGCGGACATGTTTAATGATATTCATCGTGTGGTGGGTGATGCTGAGAAAAAAACAGAAAGCGTTCGCGAGTTGGCCGAGCGAATATCAAGTCATATTAACTCGGGTGTGCAGTCGCTCCAATTTGAAGACATGATTCAGCAGATTTTGGCGCACTTACGCAGTCGACTAGAAATACTGGAATCGTTTACCCAACAAATGAAGCATCTGCCTGAATCCGTTAACCCTGAAGCTCGAGTCACTGCGCTTTCGAACGTCGTACAAGAAAAACGTGAGCAGCTTCAATCATTGCGTTCAGCGGTGTCGCAAAAAAGTATGTCGACAGGTGACGTCGATTTGTTCTAG
- a CDS encoding gamma carbonic anhydrase family protein, with the protein MNIRPFETMKPQLGQRVFVDPTALVVGQVEIGDDSSIWPMAVLRGDVHAISIGARSSIQDGAVCHVTHASHYNPDGHSLVIGDDVTVGHKAMLHGCKIHNEVLIGMGSVVMDDVIIHSNVVLGANSVVPPGRELEGGFLWVGSPARKIRALTEEEVAFFKYSADNYVKLKDRYLASA; encoded by the coding sequence ATGAACATACGTCCTTTTGAAACTATGAAGCCACAATTGGGTCAACGCGTATTCGTTGATCCGACCGCTTTGGTCGTTGGACAGGTCGAAATTGGTGATGACAGCTCGATTTGGCCGATGGCGGTGTTGCGTGGTGATGTTCATGCCATTTCAATTGGTGCCCGAAGTAGTATTCAAGACGGTGCGGTATGCCACGTTACTCATGCCAGTCATTACAACCCAGACGGTCACTCGTTGGTGATTGGTGACGATGTCACGGTCGGGCACAAAGCAATGCTGCATGGCTGTAAGATCCATAACGAAGTTTTAATAGGCATGGGCTCTGTCGTGATGGACGATGTGATCATTCATTCGAATGTGGTGCTTGGCGCCAACAGTGTGGTTCCTCCGGGTCGTGAGCTTGAAGGAGGATTCCTTTGGGTAGGATCACCAGCGAGAAAGATCCGCGCACTCACCGAAGAAGAAGTCGCCTTTTTTAAATACTCAGCCGATAATTACGTCAAACTGAAAGACCGTTATCTAGCCAGTGCTTAG
- the gorA gene encoding glutathione-disulfide reductase, giving the protein MSIYDFDYLAIGGGSGGIASVNRAAMYGKKCAIVEANALGGTCVNVGCVPKKVMWFGAHIAEAIKYAPDYGFNLEQGDFNWDVLVKNRDAYIQRIHQSYDNVLAKNGVQVISGYAKFVDDHTVEVNGKQITAEHILVATGGTPVIPDLPGAELGTDSDGFFAFTEQPKRVAVIGAGYIAVEIAGVLNELGSQTHLIVRNEKPLRQFDPMLADTLVEIMLESGLHLHNNSTPVGLIETDQGIVVELHDGSQVGPVDEVIWAIGRAPMTDNLNLSAAGVACDEQGFIQTDEYQNTNVPNIFAVGDNTGRIALTPVAVAAGRRLSERLFNNKPNERLDYSNVPTVVFSHPAIGTVGLSEPEAREEYGDAVKVYQSSFTAMYSAVTQHRQPTRMKLVCVGEDEKVVGVHVIGLGADEILQGFAVAVKMGATKADLDNTVAIHPTSAEEFVTMR; this is encoded by the coding sequence TTGAGTATATACGACTTTGACTATCTAGCGATCGGTGGTGGCAGTGGCGGAATCGCGTCGGTTAATCGAGCGGCCATGTACGGAAAAAAATGCGCCATTGTTGAAGCAAATGCATTGGGCGGCACCTGCGTCAATGTGGGCTGTGTTCCCAAAAAGGTGATGTGGTTTGGCGCGCACATTGCTGAAGCAATTAAGTATGCTCCCGATTATGGGTTTAATTTAGAGCAAGGGGACTTTAATTGGGATGTGCTGGTCAAGAATCGCGATGCCTATATTCAAAGAATTCATCAGTCGTACGATAATGTCCTTGCTAAAAATGGGGTGCAAGTCATTTCGGGTTATGCAAAATTTGTTGATGATCATACCGTTGAAGTAAACGGTAAGCAGATCACCGCTGAGCATATTCTGGTGGCGACGGGTGGAACGCCTGTTATTCCCGATTTACCAGGTGCAGAGTTGGGCACTGACTCAGATGGCTTTTTTGCGTTCACAGAGCAGCCGAAACGAGTTGCAGTCATCGGAGCTGGTTATATCGCTGTCGAAATCGCCGGTGTTTTGAATGAACTCGGCAGTCAGACGCATTTGATTGTTCGAAACGAAAAGCCTTTGCGTCAATTTGATCCAATGCTGGCGGATACCCTCGTTGAAATCATGCTGGAGTCGGGGTTGCATTTGCATAATAACAGCACTCCCGTTGGGTTAATTGAAACGGATCAAGGCATTGTTGTTGAGTTGCATGATGGTAGTCAGGTCGGCCCAGTGGATGAGGTGATTTGGGCAATTGGGCGAGCCCCGATGACGGATAACCTAAACTTATCAGCCGCTGGAGTCGCCTGCGACGAGCAAGGCTTTATTCAAACGGATGAATATCAGAATACCAACGTACCCAACATCTTTGCCGTTGGTGACAACACCGGACGCATCGCTTTAACTCCAGTAGCCGTGGCCGCTGGACGACGATTGTCAGAACGACTGTTCAATAATAAACCGAATGAACGATTAGATTATTCGAATGTACCGACGGTGGTATTCAGTCATCCTGCCATTGGAACCGTTGGGCTTTCTGAGCCCGAAGCTAGAGAAGAGTACGGCGATGCTGTAAAGGTCTATCAGTCGAGTTTCACCGCCATGTACTCTGCTGTAACACAACACCGACAACCCACTCGTATGAAACTGGTCTGCGTCGGAGAGGACGAAAAAGTGGTTGGGGTGCATGTGATAGGCTTGGGTGCCGATGAAATCCTGCAAGGGTTTGCGGTGGCGGTTAAAATGGGTGCAACCAAAGCCGACTTAGATAACACAGTGGCGATTCACCCGACATCAGCGGAAGAATTTGTCACAATGCGGTAG
- a CDS encoding M3 family metallopeptidase: MTEQESNNPLLNEYDLAPFSQIKPEHIEPAIRQTLQQSKAAIEALLESSDEVTWESLMLPLEVMSNQLDKQWSPVSHMNSVTNSEALRKAYDDCLPLLSEYSTWLGQNEKLYQAVKSLYERREQLSLDPAQQQILVDELRSFKLAGVSLPEAEKARYGDIQKRLSELSSRYEQNLLDSTMAWTKHIEDLELLSGLPESSLALLQQNATNSDHSGALINLEFPSYYAVMCYADNRELREEVYRAYTTRASELAEQSQFDNAPIMNEIIQLRRELAELLEFANYSDLSIATKMANSAEQVFEFLYDLAKRSKPQAEQELAELREFAQSHLGLETLEPWDMLYSSEKLKEKKYTISDEELRPYFPVDQVLSGLFQITEKIFSVNIHESTESFDTWHKDARLFEVKDSNGQRIARFYLDLFARSHKRGGAWMADYCSRFKFANGDVQQPVAMLTCNFNPPVGDKPALLTHDEVVTLFHEFGHGLHHMLTQVDYLSASGINGVEWDAVELPSQFMENFCYQEEGLALISAHYQSGDALPDALREKLLAARNFQSAIMMLRQLEFSLFDFRLHAQTSNDPIDIRDTLNQVRQQVAVVIPPLWNRFENSFSHIFAGGYSAGYYSYKWAEVLSADAFSKFEEEGILNPETGAAFKQKILEKGGSEPAMALFTAFRGREPEVDSLLRHSGIN; this comes from the coding sequence ATGACCGAACAAGAATCCAACAATCCATTACTTAATGAATACGATTTAGCGCCTTTTAGCCAAATCAAACCCGAACATATAGAGCCCGCCATTCGACAAACTCTGCAGCAGTCCAAAGCGGCCATTGAAGCGCTGCTTGAAAGCAGTGATGAAGTGACTTGGGAGAGTTTGATGCTGCCATTAGAAGTCATGTCGAACCAGCTCGATAAGCAATGGTCACCGGTATCCCATATGAACTCTGTTACCAACTCAGAAGCGCTACGCAAAGCCTATGACGACTGTTTGCCTCTGCTATCCGAGTACAGCACTTGGTTGGGACAAAACGAGAAGTTATACCAAGCAGTCAAATCTTTGTATGAACGACGTGAGCAACTTTCTTTGGATCCGGCCCAGCAGCAAATCCTCGTGGACGAACTTCGCAGTTTCAAATTGGCGGGTGTATCTTTACCAGAGGCCGAAAAAGCTCGCTACGGCGATATTCAAAAGCGTCTATCTGAATTGTCGTCACGATATGAACAAAACTTGCTCGACTCTACCATGGCGTGGACCAAGCATATTGAGGATCTTGAGCTGTTATCAGGCCTACCCGAATCGTCATTGGCTTTGTTACAGCAAAATGCGACCAACAGTGATCACTCTGGGGCACTGATTAATTTAGAGTTTCCAAGCTACTATGCGGTGATGTGCTACGCCGATAATCGAGAATTACGAGAAGAAGTCTATCGAGCTTACACAACTCGCGCGTCTGAGCTGGCCGAACAATCGCAGTTTGATAATGCGCCAATTATGAATGAGATTATTCAACTTCGTCGCGAACTAGCCGAGCTATTGGAGTTTGCAAATTACAGTGATTTATCCATCGCCACCAAAATGGCGAATTCCGCAGAGCAAGTGTTTGAGTTCTTATATGACTTAGCCAAACGATCAAAACCACAGGCAGAGCAGGAGCTAGCCGAACTTCGCGAATTTGCTCAGAGTCACCTTGGCTTAGAAACCTTGGAACCATGGGATATGCTGTATTCCAGTGAAAAGTTAAAAGAGAAAAAGTACACGATATCCGACGAAGAATTGCGTCCTTATTTTCCGGTCGATCAAGTTTTGTCTGGTCTCTTTCAGATCACAGAAAAAATCTTTTCAGTGAACATTCACGAGTCGACGGAGTCCTTTGACACTTGGCACAAAGACGCACGTTTATTTGAAGTGAAAGATTCCAATGGACAGAGGATCGCGCGCTTTTATCTCGATTTATTTGCCCGGTCGCACAAGCGTGGTGGTGCCTGGATGGCCGATTACTGCAGCCGATTTAAATTTGCTAACGGCGACGTTCAGCAGCCAGTTGCCATGCTTACTTGCAACTTCAACCCTCCGGTAGGCGATAAACCCGCACTGTTAACTCACGATGAAGTCGTTACTTTGTTCCATGAGTTTGGTCATGGTTTGCACCACATGTTGACACAAGTCGACTATTTGAGTGCAAGTGGAATCAATGGCGTCGAGTGGGACGCGGTAGAGTTACCCAGTCAATTTATGGAGAACTTTTGCTATCAAGAAGAAGGGTTAGCATTGATCTCTGCGCACTATCAAAGTGGTGATGCATTGCCCGATGCTTTGCGTGAAAAGCTACTGGCAGCGCGAAACTTTCAGTCTGCGATAATGATGCTACGTCAACTGGAGTTCTCCTTGTTCGACTTTCGTTTGCACGCCCAAACATCCAATGATCCAATCGACATTCGCGACACTTTAAATCAAGTTCGCCAACAAGTTGCCGTCGTGATCCCGCCATTATGGAATCGCTTTGAAAATTCTTTTTCTCATATTTTTGCCGGTGGATACAGTGCTGGTTATTACAGCTACAAATGGGCTGAGGTATTGAGTGCAGATGCCTTTAGTAAATTTGAAGAAGAGGGGATTCTCAACCCAGAAACTGGCGCAGCGTTTAAACAAAAAATACTAGAGAAAGGCGGTTCAGAACCTGCAATGGCACTGTTTACGGCATTTCGAGGTCGCGAGCCTGAAGTCGATTCACTACTCCGCCACTCTGGCATTAACTAA